One region of Budorcas taxicolor isolate Tak-1 chromosome 3, Takin1.1, whole genome shotgun sequence genomic DNA includes:
- the LOC128045234 gene encoding intelectin-1-like — MPAQGPGARFCLLLFLSLAARGRGAVTPSVGKFWGDEICAPFLSFLPRTCKEIKESCHSAGDGLYHLRTENGVVYQTFCDMTSGGGGWTLVASVHENNMRGKCTLGDRWSSQQGNRADYPEGDGNWANYNTFGSAEAATSDDYKNPGYYDIQAQDLGIWHVPNKSPLQHWRNSSLLRYHTHTGFFRRLGHNLFGLYQKFPVKYGAGKCWTDNGPAIPVDYDFGDAEKTASYYSPNGQREFVAGFVQFRVFNNEGAANALCAGMRVTGCNTEFHCIGGGGYFPEGNPVQCGDFSSFDWNGYGAHQGYSSSREITEAAVLLFYR; from the exons ATGCCCGCTCAG GGGCCAGGTGCCAGATTCTGCCTCCTGCTGTTCCTCTCTCTGGCCGCCAGAGGGCGGGGTGCAG TGACCCCTTCTGTTGGGAAGTTCTGGGGGGACGAAATCTGTGCCCCTTTCCTGTCTTTCCTGCCCAGAacctgcaaggaaatcaaagaaaGTTGCCATAGCGCAGGTG ATGGCCTGTATCACCTCCGCACTGAGAATGGTGTCGTCTACCAGACCTTCTGTGACATGACCTCTGGGGGTGGTGGCTGGACCCTGGTGGCCAGCGTCCATGAGAACAACATGCGTGGGAAATGCACGTTGGGAGATCGCTGGTCCAGTCAGCAGGGCAACAGGGCTGACTACCCAGAGGGAGACGGCAACTGGGCCAATTACAACACGTTTGGGTCTGCAGAGGCCGCCACCAGCGATGACTACAAG AACCCTGGCTACTACGACATCCAGGCCCAGGACCTGGGCATCTGGCATGTGCCCAACAAGTCCCCCCTGCAGCACTGGAGAAACAGCTCCCTGCTGAGGTACCACACCCACACGGGCTTCTTCCGGAGACTGGGGCATAATCTGTTTGGACTCTACCAG AAATTCCCAGTGAAGTATGGAGCAGGGAAGTGCTGGACTGACAACGGCCCAGCCATTCCTGTCGACTATGACTTTGGTGATGCTGAGAAAACTGCATCTTATTACTCACCAAATGGTCAGC GAGAATTTGTTGCAGGATTTGTCCAGTTCAGGGTGTTTAACAATGAGGGAGCTGCCAATGCCCTGTGTGCTGGGATGAGAGTCACTGGCTGCAACACTGAGTTC CACTGCATCGGTGGAGGAGGATACTTCCCAGAGGGCAATCCAGTGCAGTGTGGGGATTTCTCCTCCTTTGACTGGAACGGATACGGAGCTCACCAGGGTTACAGCTCCAGCCGGGAGATCACTGAGGCAGCTGTGCTTCTGTTCTACCGCTGA